A window from Leifsonia shinshuensis encodes these proteins:
- a CDS encoding PTS sugar transporter subunit IIA, whose protein sequence is MTDTILDRANVVAAGTATTREDAIREAGGLLVAAGAVEPGYVDSMQDRENTVSTFMGNGLAIPHGTNESKDEIKRSALSFIRYSSPLDWGGEEVRFVVGIAGQNNEHLEILSKIAILFSEEDDVQKLIDAPDADALFALLGDVNE, encoded by the coding sequence ATGACCGACACCATTCTCGACCGGGCGAACGTCGTGGCCGCGGGCACCGCGACCACGCGGGAGGACGCGATCCGGGAGGCGGGTGGGCTGCTCGTCGCAGCCGGCGCCGTCGAACCGGGCTACGTCGACTCGATGCAGGACCGCGAGAACACCGTCTCCACCTTCATGGGGAACGGCCTCGCCATCCCGCACGGCACCAACGAGTCCAAGGACGAGATCAAGCGGTCGGCGCTCTCCTTCATCCGCTACTCCTCGCCGCTCGACTGGGGCGGCGAGGAGGTGCGGTTCGTCGTCGGCATCGCCGGGCAGAACAACGAGCACCTCGAGATCCTGTCGAAGATCGCGATCCTCTTCTCGGAGGAGGACGACGTGCAGAAGCTGATCGACGCCCCGGACGCGGACGCGCTGTTCGCCCTGCTCGGCGACGTCAACGAGTGA
- a CDS encoding isoprenylcysteine carboxyl methyltransferase family protein: protein MIWYTVLVLATGAERIAELVVSTRNAKWSFARGGVEFGRGHFPAMVALHTGLLLACLAEVWFSGRPFLPWLGWPMLVLVLASQALRWWCIATLGPRWNTRVIVVRDLPLVTGGPYRWFTHPNYVAVVVEGFALPLVHTAWITALTFTVLNAWLLVVRIRCENRALATVVGSPAPA, encoded by the coding sequence ATGATCTGGTACACCGTCCTGGTGCTGGCCACCGGCGCCGAGCGCATCGCCGAGCTGGTGGTGTCCACCCGCAACGCGAAGTGGTCGTTCGCGCGGGGCGGCGTCGAGTTCGGCCGCGGCCACTTCCCCGCGATGGTGGCGCTCCACACCGGTCTGCTGCTCGCCTGCCTCGCCGAGGTGTGGTTCTCGGGTCGGCCGTTCCTCCCCTGGCTCGGCTGGCCGATGCTCGTGCTCGTCCTCGCCAGCCAGGCGCTGCGCTGGTGGTGCATCGCGACCCTCGGTCCGCGCTGGAACACCCGGGTGATCGTCGTGCGCGACCTGCCGCTGGTGACCGGCGGCCCGTACCGCTGGTTCACCCACCCCAACTACGTCGCCGTGGTGGTCGAGGGGTTCGCCCTCCCGCTCGTGCACACGGCCTGGATCACAGCACTGACGTTCACGGTGCTGAACGCCTGGCTGCTGGTCGTCCGCATCCGCTGCGAGAACCGGGCGCTCGCGACCGTGGTCGGATCCCCGGCGCCCGCATGA
- a CDS encoding mannitol-1-phosphate 5-dehydrogenase, producing MKAVHFGAGNIGRGFVGLLLHEAGYEVVFADVNAELIDALAAADSYDVHLVGEDSETKTVTGFRAINSATDEDALVAEIASADVVTTAVGPRILRFVAPVIARGLAARADDAPRLAVMACENAIGATDLLAAELMDGLPDDDTREELAARAVFANTAVDRIVPAQAADAGVDVTVETFYEWVVDRTPFGGHEPRIPGAHFVDSLGPYIERKLFTVNTGHATVAYSGFLEGATTISEAIAIPAVRAAAEAALRETSAALSAKHGLAEADLAAYREKILGRFANPYLVDEVTRVGREPIRKLGRNDRFIGPASDYAEHVGGVPTALLSAIGAALRFDVAEDTQSVELQRLLDEADPAAIVEEVMGVEPGSALHDPLVGVVSEAQQDRIHRAR from the coding sequence GTGAAGGCCGTCCACTTCGGCGCGGGCAACATCGGACGCGGCTTCGTGGGGCTCCTGCTCCACGAAGCCGGGTACGAGGTGGTGTTCGCGGACGTCAACGCGGAGCTGATCGACGCGCTGGCCGCCGCGGACTCGTACGACGTGCACCTCGTCGGCGAGGACTCCGAGACGAAGACGGTGACCGGCTTCCGGGCGATCAACAGCGCGACGGATGAGGACGCCCTGGTCGCGGAGATCGCGTCGGCGGACGTCGTCACGACGGCGGTCGGCCCGCGCATCCTGCGCTTCGTCGCGCCGGTCATCGCCCGCGGGCTGGCGGCCCGCGCCGATGACGCGCCCCGGCTCGCCGTGATGGCGTGCGAGAACGCGATCGGCGCGACCGACCTGCTCGCCGCCGAGCTGATGGACGGCCTCCCCGACGACGACACCCGCGAGGAGCTCGCCGCGCGCGCCGTCTTCGCCAACACCGCGGTCGATCGGATCGTCCCGGCGCAGGCCGCCGATGCGGGCGTCGATGTCACGGTGGAGACGTTCTACGAGTGGGTGGTCGACCGCACGCCGTTCGGCGGGCACGAGCCGCGCATCCCCGGCGCGCACTTCGTCGACTCGCTGGGCCCGTACATCGAGCGCAAGCTGTTCACGGTGAACACCGGCCACGCGACGGTCGCCTACAGCGGCTTCCTCGAAGGGGCGACGACGATCAGCGAGGCGATCGCCATCCCGGCGGTCCGCGCGGCCGCCGAGGCGGCGCTGCGGGAGACGTCCGCGGCGCTGTCGGCGAAGCACGGCCTGGCCGAAGCGGACCTCGCGGCGTACCGCGAGAAGATCCTCGGACGGTTCGCGAACCCGTACCTGGTGGACGAGGTGACGCGGGTCGGCCGCGAGCCCATCCGCAAGCTCGGGCGCAACGACCGCTTCATCGGTCCGGCGTCCGACTACGCGGAGCACGTCGGCGGCGTCCCGACGGCGCTGCTGTCCGCGATCGGCGCGGCCCTGCGGTTCGACGTCGCAGAGGACACGCAGAGCGTCGAGCTGCAGCGCCTCCTCGACGAGGCGGATCCGGCGGCGATCGTCGAAGAGGTGATGGGCGTCGAGCCCGGATCCGCCCTCCACGACCCGCTGGTCGGCGTGGTCTCGGAGGCGCAGCAGGACCGCATCCACCGGGCCCGCTGA
- a CDS encoding MarR family transcriptional regulator codes for MGIADDAVEVRAHGWRTLAALHGYIEAELERELSRTVQLSVVEYTVLDALARQDGWHMRMQQLARASALSPSATTRLVNRLEDRGLLTRILCDDDRRGIYTELTGPGHELLDTARPVHDDALARALDGARQVPELAPLVDALPELTALPKLTAQPA; via the coding sequence ATGGGCATCGCGGACGACGCGGTGGAGGTGCGCGCGCACGGCTGGCGCACACTGGCCGCCCTGCACGGGTACATCGAGGCCGAGCTGGAGCGGGAGCTGAGCCGCACCGTGCAGCTGTCGGTGGTCGAGTACACCGTGCTCGACGCGCTCGCCCGCCAGGACGGCTGGCACATGCGGATGCAGCAGCTCGCCCGCGCGAGCGCGCTCAGCCCCAGCGCGACGACCCGCCTCGTGAACCGGCTGGAGGACCGCGGGCTGCTCACGCGCATCCTGTGCGACGACGACCGCCGCGGCATCTACACCGAGCTGACCGGGCCGGGACACGAGCTGCTCGACACCGCGCGGCCCGTGCACGACGACGCGCTGGCCCGCGCGCTCGACGGCGCCCGTCAGGTGCCCGAGCTCGCGCCGCTCGTCGACGCGCTGCCGGAGCTGACCGCGCTGCCGAAGCTGACCGCGCAGCCGGCCTGA
- the crcB gene encoding fluoride efflux transporter CrcB produces the protein MSPLLVLAVAAAGGVGAVARLLFDGGLRSWLRTGYPIGTTIINVTGSFLLGLVTGLALAHGLPPEWRAVLGTGFLGGYTTFSTASYETVRLAQQRRYRAAAFNGVGMLVLALAAAGLGLWLGQL, from the coding sequence ATGAGCCCGCTGCTGGTGCTGGCGGTCGCTGCCGCGGGCGGCGTGGGAGCCGTCGCGCGCCTCCTCTTCGACGGGGGGCTCCGCTCCTGGCTGCGGACCGGTTACCCGATCGGGACCACGATCATCAACGTGACCGGCTCGTTCCTGCTGGGGCTGGTGACCGGACTCGCGCTCGCCCACGGCCTGCCGCCCGAGTGGCGGGCCGTGCTCGGCACCGGCTTCCTCGGCGGGTACACAACGTTCAGCACGGCGAGCTACGAGACGGTCCGCCTGGCGCAGCAACGACGCTACCGGGCAGCAGCCTTCAACGGCGTCGGGATGCTCGTGCTGGCGCTCGCCGCGGCCGGGCTCGGGCTGTGGCTGGGCCAGCTGTGA
- a CDS encoding ParB family protein, whose product MDHPADTGDETLTPATGAEVRPSSAPPTADAPGHSKRPPKRTTVTFYLTDAMRNRARAAYRRTSFDERDSSWSEMLNKALLAEVQRRERAYNGGRAFVGNDKPLTPGRPIGF is encoded by the coding sequence ATGGACCATCCCGCTGACACCGGCGACGAGACCCTGACCCCTGCAACCGGAGCCGAGGTGCGACCGTCGTCCGCCCCGCCGACGGCAGATGCGCCCGGCCACTCGAAGCGGCCCCCGAAGCGCACGACGGTGACCTTCTACCTGACCGACGCGATGCGCAACCGGGCGCGGGCCGCATACCGCCGGACGTCCTTCGATGAACGGGACAGCAGTTGGTCGGAGATGCTCAACAAGGCCCTCCTGGCGGAGGTGCAGCGGCGTGAGCGCGCGTACAACGGCGGCCGCGCCTTCGTCGGCAACGACAAACCGCTGACCCCGGGGCGGCCGATCGGCTTCTGA
- a CDS encoding MFS transporter, producing MPAGLIALALGGFGIGLTEFVIAGLLPEVAADFHVDEAAAGWLISGYALAVVVGALGLTAAATRLPRKAALIGLMVLFIVGNLLSAVAPDYGTMLAGRIIAALCHGAFFGIGSVVAAGLVAPEKQARAIAVMFTGLTAANVLGVPFGTLLGQALGWRSTFWAITGIGVIALIGVALLVPASAGGRSATGLRGELSAFRSGQVWLSLAATVLGFGGMFGAFTYIAYTLTGVADFASAAVPWLLILFGLGLFAGNWAGGRLADRSIDRTLLWLLAALAVVLAAFALVAGVPAGAIIGLVLMGAFGFATVPALQLRVLSSAAHAPTLASGANIAAFNLGNALGAWLGGLTIAAGLGYTSPLWVGAAMTVGALIVVAIAAASARRSRRPGAAHASADRESALPVP from the coding sequence ATGCCCGCTGGCCTGATCGCCCTCGCTCTCGGAGGATTCGGGATCGGCCTCACCGAGTTCGTCATCGCCGGGCTGCTGCCGGAGGTGGCGGCCGACTTCCACGTCGACGAGGCGGCCGCCGGGTGGCTGATCTCGGGGTACGCGCTCGCGGTGGTCGTCGGCGCCCTCGGGCTGACCGCCGCGGCGACGCGCCTGCCGCGGAAGGCCGCGCTCATCGGGCTGATGGTGCTGTTCATCGTCGGCAATCTGCTCTCCGCCGTCGCCCCGGACTACGGCACGATGCTCGCCGGCCGGATCATCGCGGCGCTCTGCCACGGCGCCTTCTTCGGCATCGGCTCGGTCGTCGCGGCCGGACTCGTCGCGCCCGAGAAGCAGGCCCGCGCCATCGCGGTCATGTTCACCGGACTCACGGCCGCGAACGTGCTGGGCGTTCCATTCGGCACGCTCCTCGGCCAGGCGCTGGGATGGCGCTCGACCTTCTGGGCCATCACCGGGATCGGCGTGATCGCCCTGATCGGCGTCGCCCTGCTGGTTCCGGCGAGCGCGGGCGGACGGTCCGCGACCGGGCTGCGCGGCGAACTGTCGGCGTTCCGCTCCGGCCAGGTCTGGCTGTCGCTGGCGGCCACGGTGCTCGGCTTCGGCGGGATGTTCGGCGCCTTCACCTACATCGCGTACACGCTGACCGGTGTCGCGGACTTCGCATCCGCCGCCGTGCCGTGGCTGCTGATCCTGTTCGGTCTCGGCCTGTTCGCGGGCAACTGGGCGGGTGGGCGGCTCGCCGACCGGTCGATCGACCGCACGCTGCTCTGGCTGCTCGCGGCGCTCGCCGTGGTCCTCGCCGCGTTCGCGCTCGTGGCGGGAGTCCCGGCCGGAGCCATCATCGGGCTCGTGCTCATGGGCGCGTTCGGGTTCGCCACGGTGCCGGCTCTGCAGCTGCGGGTGCTCTCCTCCGCAGCGCACGCTCCGACCCTCGCCTCGGGCGCGAACATCGCCGCCTTCAACCTCGGGAACGCCCTCGGCGCCTGGCTCGGCGGGCTCACCATCGCGGCCGGGCTCGGGTACACCTCGCCGCTCTGGGTGGGCGCGGCGATGACCGTCGGAGCGCTCATCGTGGTCGCCATCGCGGCGGCCTCGGCGCGTCGTTCCCGCAGGCCCGGCGCAGCGCACGCGAGTGCCGATCGGGAATCCGCACTTCCGGTCCCCTAG
- a CDS encoding nuclear transport factor 2 family protein has product MADAITNWIELYRRAWESNDPDDIRALFTEDASYRTEPFAEPWDGHLEIVEGWLDAQDDPGAATFEWRLLGQDGPVYFVEGVTDYREGPIYSNLWIVRLAHDGRAEEFTEWWMEQEPDQD; this is encoded by the coding sequence ATGGCGGACGCGATCACGAACTGGATCGAGCTCTACCGGCGCGCATGGGAGAGCAACGACCCCGACGACATCCGGGCGCTGTTCACCGAGGACGCGAGCTACCGCACCGAACCGTTCGCCGAGCCGTGGGACGGGCACCTCGAGATCGTGGAGGGGTGGCTCGACGCCCAGGACGACCCCGGTGCCGCGACGTTCGAGTGGCGGCTGCTCGGGCAGGACGGCCCCGTGTACTTCGTCGAGGGCGTGACCGACTACCGCGAGGGCCCGATCTACAGCAACCTGTGGATCGTCCGGCTCGCCCACGACGGGCGTGCCGAGGAGTTCACCGAGTGGTGGATGGAGCAGGAGCCCGACCAGGACTGA
- a CDS encoding PTS mannitol transporter subunit IICB, giving the protein MTSATQTSATASTPKKPNSARVHVQRFGTFLSNMVMPNIAAFIAWGIVTALFIDKGPLPNKDIASLVGPMITYLLPLLLANTGGRLVYGVRGGVVGTIAAMGVIVGTDIPMFIGAMIMGPLGGYLMKLVDRIWEGKIKAGFEMLVNNFSAGILGFLLAVGGFFGIAPLVQGLSKALEAGVDWLVSVHLLPLVSILVEPGKVLFLNNAINHGVFTPIGTLESQQAGKSILFLIETNPGPGAGILLAWAIFGLGAARAAAPGAFIIQFFGGIHEIYFPYVLMKPILIIGAILGGMTGVAVNVAFQTGLRAPAAPGSVFAIFAQAPVSNMLGIALAIISAAAVSFAFTAIVLRSSRKRDLLAGNAGDLSAAVAQTEANKGKSSSVLEGLVQEGEHDTGDAQGDATDRLVRNIVFACDAGMGSSAMGASVLRNKMKKAGIEGVTVTNQAISNLDGTADLVITQQQLTDRAKGQSPNSVHVSVDNFMNSPKYDEVVDLVASQQKTPEDATK; this is encoded by the coding sequence ATGACATCGGCGACACAGACGTCGGCGACGGCGTCGACCCCGAAGAAGCCCAACAGCGCGCGCGTCCACGTGCAGCGGTTCGGCACCTTCCTCTCCAACATGGTGATGCCGAACATCGCCGCCTTCATCGCGTGGGGCATCGTCACGGCGCTCTTCATCGACAAGGGCCCTCTCCCCAACAAGGACATCGCCAGCCTCGTCGGCCCGATGATCACCTACCTGCTCCCGCTGCTGCTCGCCAACACGGGCGGTCGCCTGGTCTACGGCGTCCGAGGCGGCGTGGTCGGCACCATCGCCGCCATGGGTGTGATCGTCGGAACCGACATCCCGATGTTCATCGGCGCGATGATCATGGGACCGCTCGGCGGCTACCTGATGAAGCTCGTCGACCGCATCTGGGAGGGCAAGATCAAGGCGGGCTTCGAGATGCTCGTCAACAACTTCTCCGCGGGCATCCTCGGCTTCCTGCTGGCGGTCGGCGGATTCTTCGGCATCGCACCGCTCGTCCAGGGGCTGAGCAAGGCGCTCGAAGCGGGCGTGGATTGGCTGGTGTCGGTGCACCTGCTGCCGCTGGTCAGCATCCTCGTCGAACCGGGCAAGGTCCTGTTCCTGAACAACGCGATCAACCACGGCGTCTTCACGCCGATCGGGACGCTGGAGTCGCAGCAGGCGGGCAAGTCGATCCTATTCCTCATCGAGACGAACCCCGGCCCCGGCGCAGGCATCCTGCTCGCGTGGGCGATCTTCGGTCTCGGCGCGGCGCGCGCTGCCGCTCCCGGCGCGTTCATCATCCAGTTCTTCGGCGGCATCCACGAGATCTACTTCCCGTACGTGCTGATGAAGCCGATCCTGATCATCGGCGCCATCCTGGGCGGCATGACCGGCGTCGCCGTCAACGTGGCCTTCCAGACGGGTCTCCGTGCACCGGCTGCGCCAGGGTCGGTGTTCGCCATCTTCGCCCAAGCGCCGGTGTCGAACATGCTGGGGATCGCGCTGGCGATCATCTCCGCCGCCGCGGTCTCGTTCGCCTTCACCGCGATCGTGCTGCGGTCCAGCCGCAAGCGCGACCTGCTGGCCGGCAACGCGGGCGACCTGTCCGCCGCCGTCGCCCAGACCGAGGCCAACAAGGGCAAGTCGTCCTCCGTGCTGGAGGGCCTCGTCCAGGAGGGCGAGCACGACACCGGCGACGCGCAGGGCGACGCGACCGACCGGCTCGTGCGCAACATCGTGTTCGCGTGCGACGCTGGCATGGGCTCGAGCGCGATGGGCGCGTCCGTGCTCCGGAACAAGATGAAGAAGGCCGGCATCGAAGGGGTGACTGTGACCAACCAAGCGATCAGCAACCTCGACGGCACCGCCGATCTCGTCATCACCCAGCAGCAGCTGACCGACCGCGCGAAGGGCCAGTCGCCGAACTCGGTGCACGTGTCCGTCGACAACTTCATGAACAGCCCCAAGTACGACGAGGTCGTCGACCTCGTCGCCAGCCAGCAGAAGACCCCGGAGGACGCCACCAAATGA
- a CDS encoding NAD(P)/FAD-dependent oxidoreductase, whose translation MKPHVVVVGGGPIGLACAIEARIDGMDVVLVEPRVGPIDKACGEGLMPGALAALHRIGVDPHGRRLDGIAYLDGASRVEHRFAERPGRGVRRTVLHQALAERAAELGAHRIHAKVTALSQTADGVTLTLSTGETVEAPWVIAADGLHSPVRRMAGLDGRAQAAQRRRFGLRKHFGVEPWTSLVEVHWSHGAEAYVTPVDDRTVGVAVLGSRPLDIDQVIAGIPELAGRLDGVPSVSDPRGAGPLLQRARSRSAGRVLLAGDASGYVDALTGEGMRVGFAQARASVAAVRAGSTEQYERAWRATTRDFRMLTSALVLAARSSFRPRIVPTAARRPELFGSIVERLSH comes from the coding sequence ATGAAACCGCACGTCGTCGTCGTGGGCGGCGGCCCGATCGGACTGGCGTGCGCGATCGAGGCGCGCATCGACGGGATGGACGTGGTGCTCGTCGAGCCACGCGTCGGCCCCATCGACAAGGCCTGCGGCGAGGGCCTGATGCCGGGGGCGCTGGCCGCCCTGCACCGGATCGGCGTCGACCCGCACGGCCGCCGGCTCGACGGCATCGCGTACCTGGACGGCGCCTCGCGCGTCGAGCACCGGTTCGCCGAGCGTCCGGGTCGCGGGGTGCGGCGCACCGTTCTGCACCAGGCGCTCGCGGAGCGGGCCGCTGAGCTCGGCGCTCACCGCATCCACGCCAAGGTGACCGCCCTATCGCAGACCGCGGACGGGGTGACGCTGACCCTGAGCACCGGCGAGACCGTCGAGGCGCCGTGGGTGATCGCGGCCGACGGGCTGCACTCGCCGGTGCGCCGCATGGCCGGGCTCGACGGACGCGCGCAGGCGGCCCAGCGGCGGCGCTTCGGGCTGCGGAAGCACTTCGGCGTGGAGCCGTGGACGTCCCTGGTCGAGGTGCACTGGTCGCACGGCGCCGAGGCGTACGTGACGCCGGTCGACGACCGGACGGTGGGGGTCGCGGTGCTCGGCTCCCGTCCGCTCGACATCGATCAGGTGATCGCCGGGATCCCCGAGCTCGCGGGACGGCTCGACGGTGTGCCGTCGGTCTCGGACCCGCGCGGTGCGGGCCCGCTCCTCCAGCGGGCGCGGTCGCGCTCCGCGGGGCGCGTGCTGCTCGCCGGCGACGCCTCCGGCTACGTGGATGCGCTCACCGGCGAGGGGATGCGCGTCGGCTTCGCGCAGGCCAGGGCGTCGGTCGCCGCGGTGCGGGCCGGCAGCACGGAGCAGTACGAGCGGGCGTGGCGCGCGACGACCCGCGACTTCCGGATGCTCACGTCGGCCCTCGTGCTGGCCGCCCGCTCCAGCTTCCGGCCCCGGATCGTGCCGACCGCGGCGCGTCGCCCGGAGCTCTTCGGCTCGATCGTCGAGCGCTTGTCGCACTGA
- a CDS encoding CrcB family protein, which produces MFVGGALGTAARYLLTLSVPPVAGVPLITFLINVTGAFVLGWLLQSLALRGPDEGGRRDVRLFAGTGILGGYTTYSSLAVDTDGLIAAQSVGLSILYAVATIAVGALASVAGIALASAIARRRAGGGNG; this is translated from the coding sequence GTGTTCGTGGGAGGCGCGCTGGGCACGGCCGCACGCTACCTGCTGACGCTGTCGGTGCCGCCCGTCGCGGGCGTGCCGCTGATCACCTTCCTCATCAACGTCACCGGTGCATTCGTGCTCGGCTGGCTGCTGCAATCGCTCGCGCTGCGCGGGCCGGACGAGGGCGGCCGTCGTGACGTGCGGCTGTTCGCCGGCACGGGCATCCTGGGCGGGTACACGACGTACAGCTCGCTCGCGGTGGACACCGACGGACTGATCGCCGCGCAGAGCGTCGGCCTGAGCATCCTGTACGCCGTGGCGACCATCGCCGTGGGCGCGCTGGCCTCCGTGGCGGGCATCGCCCTCGCGTCGGCGATCGCGCGCCGCCGGGCCGGAGGGGGAAACGGATGA
- a CDS encoding universal stress protein, translated as MSGNEIAGRGGILAAVVPGQPVAVLEEAARLADDLDVPLVCANVDPDRYVVSSYVDGTVVALPYDPDLPETEEKRFDPDLEAHIRRVLDGRGIPYSLQQLAGDPAWCLARLADDMNARYIVVGTREAGLRGSVREFFNGSIAVHLAHRQHRPVIVVPLNPIPGTQSFPWEDPPV; from the coding sequence ATGAGCGGCAACGAGATCGCCGGCCGGGGTGGCATCCTCGCGGCCGTGGTCCCCGGGCAGCCGGTCGCGGTGCTGGAGGAGGCGGCGCGGCTCGCGGACGACCTCGATGTGCCGCTGGTCTGCGCCAACGTCGATCCGGACCGCTACGTCGTCTCGAGCTACGTGGACGGAACAGTGGTGGCCCTTCCCTACGATCCGGATCTACCGGAGACGGAGGAGAAGCGCTTCGACCCCGACCTGGAGGCGCACATCCGGCGCGTGCTGGACGGCCGCGGCATCCCGTACTCGTTGCAGCAGCTGGCGGGCGACCCGGCGTGGTGCCTGGCGCGGCTCGCCGACGACATGAACGCGCGCTACATCGTGGTCGGGACGCGCGAGGCGGGCCTGCGGGGCAGCGTGCGCGAGTTCTTCAACGGCTCCATCGCGGTGCATCTGGCCCACCGGCAGCACCGTCCCGTGATCGTGGTGCCGCTGAACCCGATCCCGGGCACGCAGTCGTTCCCGTGGGAAGACCCGCCGGTCTAG
- a CDS encoding 3-oxoacyl-[acyl-carrier-protein] synthase III C-terminal domain-containing protein: MSRIVSVAPVLPARSYSQGEITAALLAMITSDPARQQVMRRIHASSGVQTRSLVMPLERYSSLASFQESNDYFIAEGTSLAERALTAALASAGLEPADVDFLLFTSVTGIAAPSIDAQLVSRLGLRSDVKRLPSFGLGCVAGAAGIARVNDYLAGHPDEVAVLLSVELCSLTVQASDDSMANIVASGLFGDGAAAVVMVGERRAEQLGLAGPEVVDTRSHIYPDTADVIGWDIGGTGFRIVLSAGVPEVIERNFAGDARGILAAHGLEVADVGAWAAHPGGPKVLEAFSQALDLPEGALDASWRSLANVGNLSSAAVLHVLAEQLDAHPAGTIGLLFALGPGVTSELVLLRWAEGAERAILAPLTVAEVSAPDAAA, from the coding sequence GTGAGCCGAATCGTGTCGGTGGCCCCGGTGCTCCCCGCCCGGAGCTACAGCCAAGGGGAGATCACCGCTGCGCTGCTCGCGATGATCACGTCAGACCCTGCGCGGCAGCAGGTGATGCGCCGCATCCACGCCTCCTCGGGGGTGCAGACGCGGAGCCTGGTGATGCCCCTGGAGCGGTACAGCTCGCTGGCGTCGTTCCAGGAGTCCAACGACTACTTCATCGCGGAGGGGACCTCGCTCGCCGAGCGCGCTCTCACGGCCGCGCTCGCCTCCGCCGGGCTCGAACCGGCCGACGTCGACTTCCTCCTCTTCACCTCCGTGACCGGCATCGCCGCGCCCTCCATCGACGCGCAGCTGGTCTCGCGCCTGGGCCTGCGGTCCGACGTGAAGCGCCTCCCGAGCTTCGGGCTGGGCTGCGTCGCCGGGGCCGCGGGCATCGCCCGTGTCAACGACTACCTGGCGGGGCATCCCGACGAGGTCGCCGTGCTGCTGTCGGTGGAGCTGTGCTCGCTGACCGTCCAGGCGAGCGACGACTCGATGGCCAACATCGTCGCCAGCGGCCTGTTCGGCGACGGAGCGGCCGCGGTTGTGATGGTCGGCGAGCGTCGCGCCGAGCAGCTGGGTCTCGCCGGCCCCGAGGTCGTCGACACCCGCAGCCACATCTACCCGGACACCGCGGACGTGATCGGCTGGGACATCGGCGGCACCGGGTTCCGCATCGTGCTGAGCGCCGGCGTGCCCGAGGTGATCGAGCGCAACTTCGCCGGTGACGCCCGCGGCATCCTCGCCGCCCACGGCCTGGAGGTCGCCGACGTCGGCGCCTGGGCCGCGCATCCCGGCGGCCCGAAGGTGCTCGAGGCGTTCTCGCAGGCACTCGACCTGCCCGAGGGGGCGCTGGATGCGAGCTGGCGCTCGCTGGCCAACGTCGGCAACCTGTCGTCGGCGGCCGTGCTGCACGTGCTCGCCGAGCAGCTGGATGCGCATCCCGCCGGCACGATCGGGCTCCTGTTCGCGCTCGGGCCCGGTGTGACGAGCGAGCTGGTGCTGCTGCGCTGGGCTGAGGGCGCCGAGCGGGCGATCCTCGCGCCGCTAACGGTCGCGGAAGTCTCGGCCCCGGACGCCGCTGCATGA